CAGCACGGGCGGGATGCTGGCGGGGTCGGTGTGCAGGCCGAAGAAGACGAAGAACACCGCGGCGAACAGGTCCCGCAGCGGCGCGAGCAGGCTCGTCGCGCCCTCGGCGACCTCGCCGGACAGCGCGATGCCCACCAGGAAGGCACCCACGGCCGCGGACACCTGGAGCTGCTGCGCGAGCCCGGCGACCACCAGGGTCACGCCGAGCACCACCAGCAGCAGCTTCTCGGGGTCGTCGCTGGAGACGAAGCGAGAGACATGGCGGCCGTAGCGCACCGCGAGGACGAGTACGAGTGTGGCCACGCCCAGGGCGATGGCCAGCGTGACGGCGCCCGCGGCCAAGCCCACCCCGGCCAGCAGGGCGGTGACGATCGGCAGGTAGACCGCCATGGAGAGGTCCTCGAGGACCAGGATGCTCAGGATGGCCGGCGTCTCCCGGTTGCCGAGCCGCCCCAGCTCGCCCAGGACCTTGGCGATGACGCCGGAGGAGGAGACCCAGGTGACACCGGCCAGCACGACGGCGGCGACCGGACCCCAGCCGAGCAGCAGGGCGAGCACCGCACCGGGCAGGGCGTTGAGGGCGGCGTCGACGACGCCGGCCGGGTAGTGGGTCTTGAGGTTGGAGACGAGGTCGGTGGCCGTGTACTCCAGGCCCAGCATGAGCAGCAGCAGGATGACGCCGATCTCGGCGCCGATGGCGACGAAGTCCTCGCTGGCGACCAGCGGCAGCAGCCCGCCCTCGCCGAAGGCGAGCCCGGCCAGCAGGTAGAGCGGGATCGGCGAGAAGCTGAAGCGCCCGGCGAGGCGGCCGAGCAGCCCGAGCCCGAGGATGAGGCAGCCGAACTCGATCAGGAAGACCGCGGAGGAGTGCATGACGGGTCACTCCCGCCCGAGTATCACGGCGGCCGCCTCCACGCCCTCGCGGGTCCCGATGACGATGAGCGTGTCACCGCCGGCGAGCCGGAAGTCCGGCGCGGGGGAGGGTATCGCCTCGGCCCGGCGCAGCACCGCCACGATGGACGCGCCGGTGTCGGTGCGGATCCGGGACTCGCCCAGCAGCCGGCCGTTCCAGTGCGAGGAGCCGGACAGTTCGATCCGCTCGGCGACGAGCCCCAGGTCGGTCGTGGACAGCAGGTTCGGCGTGTGGTGCGCGGGCATCAGCGCGTCGATGAGCGTCGCGGCCTCCTCCGCCGTCAGACGCACCGACAGGTCGCAGGCGTCCGGGTCGTCCCTGCGGTAGGCGCTGATGGTCCGGTGTCCGTCGCGGTGGGCGACGACGGACAGCCGGTGGCTGTCCCGGGCCGTCAGGTCGTAGCGGACACCGATGCCCGGCAACGGCGTACTGCTGAGGCGCGGCGCGCTCATGTCTGTCCCCCTTCCGTCGGCGTGTGTGCTCCTGAGAATCGCCTGCGGGGGCCGCGCCCGGACGAGCGCCCAGATCCGGCCTGTGAGGTCATCCTAGGCGGCCGGGCGGGACCGCACCCGTCCTGCTTGCGCTATCTGGAGGGCTGCGGGACAGGGGTTGACGACGGGAAGGGAGTGGCCGCGGGCAGCCTCGCCGTCGCCCCCTCCACCTGCCGTACGGTGCCTGCCCCCGGCCGGGTGCCCGTGCTCACGCCGGTGGACAGGTGGGACCAGGCTCCCAGCGCCAGAGCCACGGCGGCGGCGGTGGCGACGACCCGTCCCACGCGCCGGACCTTGGCACGGCGGTCC
This region of Streptomyces caelestis genomic DNA includes:
- a CDS encoding cation:proton antiporter, which gives rise to MHSSAVFLIEFGCLILGLGLLGRLAGRFSFSPIPLYLLAGLAFGEGGLLPLVASEDFVAIGAEIGVILLLLMLGLEYTATDLVSNLKTHYPAGVVDAALNALPGAVLALLLGWGPVAAVVLAGVTWVSSSGVIAKVLGELGRLGNRETPAILSILVLEDLSMAVYLPIVTALLAGVGLAAGAVTLAIALGVATLVLVLAVRYGRHVSRFVSSDDPEKLLLVVLGVTLVVAGLAQQLQVSAAVGAFLVGIALSGEVAEGATSLLAPLRDLFAAVFFVFFGLHTDPASIPPVLLPALALAAVTTATKIATGYWAARRAGIGPKGRWRAGGTLVARGEFSIVIAGLAVTAGIEPSLGPLATAYVLILVLLGPLTARYTEPVATALTGRLRRRSTTSRGATAPVPPSTHETVDDQDTVGRT
- a CDS encoding cation:proton antiporter regulatory subunit, encoding MSAPRLSSTPLPGIGVRYDLTARDSHRLSVVAHRDGHRTISAYRRDDPDACDLSVRLTAEEAATLIDALMPAHHTPNLLSTTDLGLVAERIELSGSSHWNGRLLGESRIRTDTGASIVAVLRRAEAIPSPAPDFRLAGGDTLIVIGTREGVEAAAVILGRE